The Campylobacter sp. genome contains the following window.
CATGTGGCGGATCTATCTGGAGGGCGCGGGCCTAGGCGAGCTGTGGCATCTCATCGTGCCGCTGCTGCTGATCGGGCTTGGCACGTTGAGCTTTGCGGCGTCGCTTTTTAGAAATAAGCTGGATTAGGGATTTAGATCGGAATTTTAGTTTAGAATTTCAGCTGGAATTTTGGCTTGGATTTGCCCTAAATTTTGCGCGTTCGTAGCGGATAAAATTAAATCAAAATTCCGCGTTTCCGCCCGATGCGCCGCGCGTCGCGATAAATTTTGCGCCTTAAATTTTAAAAATTTTGCGAAATTCCGTCTTGCGAGTAGAGTTAGAATTTAAATCCGGGGTTGCCCGGGCGTCTTGCGGCGGTCGTATCATCTGCGCTCACTTTGGAAGCAGGCATTTTTGCGGTATCTGCGCTCGCCTTGGAAGCGGGCTTTTTCGCATCGTCCGCGTCCGATTTCTTAAAAGCGGCGAGTTTGCTGTAAATGCTCGGTTTTTCGCCGTCCGCGCTTAGCTTGGCACCGTCAAGCTCGCTAGAATTTTCCGCGCCGCATAACCTTGCGGGGTTGAATTTTATCCATGCTATGATTAGCAAAATCCCCGAAAACGCCGTTACCAGCGACGCTGCGATTAGATACGGCAGCGCGAGGATTACGCCTATTTTAGCTAGCGCGCCCGATACCGCTTCGCAGGGCCACGTCACGGACACCACTATGCCGTAGATTTTAAATAAATCCACGCCGCTAAGTGTGGCTAGGCGGCAGTTTAATACGCCCCAGATTATCACTGCTGCGCACGTCGAAAGGACGTAGAGCAGGGTGTAGAGTAGACCTAGCATCGCGCCCTCTTTTAGCGCTACTACCATGGCGCAGTAGCACAAAATCGCGACGATCGGGATGCTTTCTATCAGCCTATAGGTCTTAACAAAGCGCACGCCTAGCGCCTTTTCTAGGCAAACGAAGCAGTCGTAAAATATCGCTAGTGTCGCTAGCAGCGCTAAAACTCTAAAAATCGCGACCGCGTCCTCGTCTATGCTGCTTACGCCCACCGTGCCGCTTATGCCGATGCCTAGCAAAATCACGGCACCTAAAACTCCGCGGAATTTCGCCTTGCGAAGTAGATCTTGCTTTGAAATTTCTTTCATTTTTATCCTTTGAATTTTCTAAATTTACGCGCTATCTTGCGGCTTTGCTGCTGCGGCGGCGCGCTTGACATTGCTATAACAGCGCGGCTTTGGACGTTGCGGTTTAGACTTGCAAAAGCACGCGGTCGCCGCAAAACGAAAGCGCTTCGGCTTAGGCGAGCTTTTCTATCTTGCTCCAGGCTAGTAGGTGCACGATGCTGGTTATTATAAGAGCGACAAACGGCAAAAATTCCTTCAATGACGCGATAATTAAAACCGCATCGGAATCGCCAATTTGCGGCTTGGAGGTAGCCAAACCGAAGGGTCCTGCGCCACATAGCCAATTTAACGCGAAAAAGAAGGCGCAGAGCCACACATAGATCCGAAAGGTCATCACGCCGCTTATGCGCGCCAAAGAGAAATTTATGCGAAGCCACGCTACGATTATGTAGATTGCGGCTGCGGGCACCGCTAAATTCCATATAGTTTCTTCTATCATCTCTTTTATCGTTACTTCTCTGTAGCAACCTGCCGGATAAAATAATAAAAGCGCCACGAAGCATATGCAGAGAATTACGCAGTTGCGGTAAAGCGCCGCCGCTTTTATGCCGCTAAGCATTGAAATTTTGCGGAGCGCTCTTAGCCTATAAATCACCGAGGAGCAGATAAGAGCGATAAAAATTCCGCTCGCGATCACGAACATGCCGCCCGGAACAAGACCTACCACCTTAAAAACCGTGAGCACCGCCGCCAAAAACAGATCGATGCCGGTGCTAATCATCCCATCTTTTCTTACCTGAGATACGGTGTCTTGCACGTCGTATAACTCCTTTTAAAAATTTATTTCAATATGCAAAAAGCAGATGTAAAACGCTAATCAAACCGAAAAGAGCGAAATTTTATCGTGACAAGAGGTTTGCGAAATTTCAAACCTCCGCGCTTATCTTTTCTATCTTGCTCCAGGCTAGTAGGTGCACGATGCTAGTTATCACAAGAGCGATGAACGGCAGGAGCAGTTTAAGCATTACGACGGCAATAGCCAAAGCCGAGACCTGCTCGGTCCGTGGCTCGGAAATGGCTATAGCAATAATTGCTGCGTTGCATAGTATATTTAGCACAAAAAGTCCCACGCAGAGCCACACATAAGTCCGAAAGGTACCCACGCCGCTTACGCGCGCCAAAGAGAAATTTATGCGAAACCATGCGACGATTATGTAAATAACGCCTACGAAAAGCGCTAGTCCAAATATCGCCGCAAATGGATTATCGCTCTGCCCGCCGTCTGCGTCAGGCTCCCTCGGATAAAGGTAATTGAGCACAAGTGCTAGCGCAAAAAAGCAGACGCAGATTATTATGCAGTTGCGATAAAGCGTCGCCACTTTTATGCCGCTAAGCGCTGAAATTTTTCGGAGTGCCTGCAATCTGAAAAATGCCGAAACACAAATAAAAGCAATCAAAATTCCGCTAGCGATATAATTTGTCATCTCGTCATCAAGGCGCCATGGCTCGCTGTAAGAGACATATCCTACCACGATAAAAACCGCAGGTAGCGCCGCTAAAAATAGATCGATGCCGGTGCTGATCATCCCCTCTTTTCTTGCCTGAGATACAATGAATTGCATATATAAACCCTTTTTAAAAATTTGACCCGAAGTATATATAAACAAGCATAAAATATAAATTAAACCGACAAGATCGAAATTCTATCGCGACAAGATATTTGTGAAATTCTAAACGTTTACGCTTATCTTTTCTATCTTGCTCCAGGCTAGCAGATGCACGATGCTAGTTATTATGAGGGTTATGGGGAATATCAAATGGTATAGTGCATTTAATGGAAAAAGGATGACGCAGAGCCACACATATGTCTCAAAGATCCTCACGCCGCTTACGCGCGCTAGAGCAAAATTTATGCAAAACCACGCTACGGCTATGTAAATTGCGCCTGCAAACGCTATCAAAATGCACAATATCATTGCTAAATGCTTGTGTGAGATCGATAAAGGAATCGATAAAAAGATGCTTGTTATGGCAATGGCACAGATGCAGACAATTACGCAGTTGCGGTAAAGCGCCGCCGCTTTTATGCCGCTAAGCATTGAAATTTTGCGGAGCGCTTTTAGCCTGAAAAATACCGAAACACATAAAAGAGCAAAAATAATTCCGCCAGTGATATAGGTAGCCGTCTTGTTGGTGCTAAGCCCTAGCATGCCGCCAGTAGCAATATCTAGCGCAACTAAAGTCGCAGGCACTGCCGCTAAAAACAGATCGATGCCGGTGCTGATCATTCCCTCTTTTCTTGCCTGAGATACGAGATCTTGCATAATAAGCCTCTTTAAAAATTTATCCCGAAGTATACATAAATCGATGTAAAGCAGGAATTAAATAGCTAAATTTAAAATTTCAAAATTTCGTCGCGGTCAAGTTTGCAGACTGCGGAATTTCAGGAATCCTACCAGAGCGAGAATAAAATTTCGCCGCGGGATTTAAAACGGAATTTCACCTATGTATTTGCGGGGCAGAATTCTGCTATGAAATTCTAAATCTCAAGCGCGGCATGCTTTCGTTGCACGCTTAGAAAACCGGCAAGCCACAGAAAATTCCGCTATGAGATTTCTGATCGGAATTTCTAGGTAAAATTTCACTATGGAATTTAGACCGGAATTCTAAGACAAAATCTCGATATAAAATTTTAATCAGAATTCGAAGATAAAATTTCAAGGCAAAATTCTGCGATTTAAATTTCGCTCAAGATAAAATCTCGCGATTTAAAATTTCGCGCCGATTTATACCGCCGCTTTGGCGCTACCTTACCTGCGCGCTGAAAATTTGCGTGATGCTGGGGATTTGCTCGCCCGCAACGTCAAATTCCGCCGTTTTGATCTGTACGCCATAGAGCGAGCTAAGCGCAGCTTCGGTTAAAATTTCGTTGCTCGCGCCGTAGTTGTAGCTAAGATCATTTCGCAAGATCAGTGTGCGATCGGCGACTGCGAGGGCGTGGTTAGGCTGGTGAGTGGTGAAAACTATGCTCGCATCGCTATTTGAGCGCAAATTTGCGATGAGGCTTAGCACGCGGTCTTGGTTTTTGATATCAAGCGCGCTGGCAGGCTCGTCCAAAAACAGCACGTCGCTGCCGCTAGCTAGAGCTCTAGCAAAGAGCACGAGCTGCCTCTGCCCGCCGCTAAGGGCGTTAAAGCTGCGCTTTTGCAGATGGGCGACGCCTAGCGTTTCCAGAGCGTCAAGGCAGATTTGAATATCCTTTTTGCCCGGTTTTGAAAAGAGCGAGATCTCGCGTACCCGCCCCATTAGTACGATGTCAAGTACGCTGTAATCAAACGCGACGTTAAAGCTCTGCGGCAAGAAAGCAAATTTTGCCTTGCGCACGATCTCGCCTTCTTTAGGCTGTAAAATCCCCATCATACACGACATTAGCGTGCTTTTGCCTTGCCCGTTTAAGCCCAAAATCGCTAATGTTTGAGAGCTGGCAAGCTTGAAGCTTAAGTTGCGAAAGCAGAATTTTTCCGCCTCGTAGTAAAAGCCAGCGTTTTTTACCTCAATTAGATTTTGCATTTTTGGCGCTCCTTTTTAGAAGTAGGGCAAAGATCGGGCTTCCGATGAGAGCAGATAGAATTCCTAAAGGAATTTCGGCGCTACTTAGCGAGCGAGATAGATCGTCGATTGCCAGCATAAAGATCGCTCCTGCGATGAAGCAGGCAGGCATTAGCTTCACGTGGTCGCTGCCCGCGATGAGCCTGGTGGCGTGCGGCACTACAAGACCTACCCAGCCGATATTTCCGCTGACGCTAACTTGTACGGCGATCAGAGCGGTGCAAAGCGCTAGGATCGTGCAGCGCAGAAATTTAACATCCACGCCTAGCACGCGCAAATCATCATCATTTAGGCTGAGTAGATTAAACCGCCATCTCAGCGCGATTAATACTGCAGAAGCGGGCAGGGCGATCGCGCACATCAAAATTACCTTATCGTATCCTGCGCTTACGAAGCTTCCTAGTAGCCAAAAGACGATATTAGGCAGCACTTCCTCATCGTCTGCTAGATACTGCACTAAGCTCGTAAGTGCAGCAAATACGCCGTTAATGACTATACCTGCTAAAATGAGCGAGAAAATATCTGCGCGTGCTACGAATTTTGCCAAAAGATAGAGCAAAAATAGCGCCGCAAGTCCGAAGCAAAATGCAAACCCCGCAAGCCATAAGCCGCTCAATCCTAGCAAGATACAAAGCGCGCCGCCGAATGCCGCTGCGGTGCTAACGCCTACGATGTGTGGGCCAACGAGTGGGTTTTTAAATACCGCCTGCAAGCTCAAACCCGCGATAGCAAGCGCTCCACCGCAAAGGCTGGAGAGTAGAATGCGCGGAATTCTAACATCCATCATCACACTTTTGGCGGCTTCATCGCCGCCTCCGCTAAAGAGAATTTTAAAAATTTCTTCTAGCGGGATATGAAACTGCCCGCTAGCGAGCGAGATTAGCGCCAGCACTACCCAAAAAAGAAGCAGGATTAGGTTCAGCATTATTTTTGATATTTGACGCGGTAAAATTTCTCGTAGAATTCCTCTACTTTTTTATCAAAGTTTGCGTCCTTAAAATTTTGCGGATAAAGTTTCATCGCAAGCCATTCCTCACCAAGCGCCATTGCTTCGGCAGTCGGATGACCCCATGCTTTAACGAATTCGGGCATTAGATAAATTCTATCCTCTTTCACGGCGCTAAGACCTTTTAGCGCAGGGTTTGCTTTAAGCTCGGCAGGTACTTGAGGATAGCGGTTTTGCACTAAGATAATCTGCGGATTCCATGCTAAAATTTGCTCCGGCGAAACCTGTTTGTAGCCCTTTATATCTGCAGCGGCAACGTTCGTCGCACCCGCTCTTGCTAACATTACGCCAGTATATTTGCCGCTACCGTAGGTCGTAAGATCGGGATTTGCCATATAAACTCTAGGTCTTTTATCTACGATAAAATTACTAAATTTGGCATTTAAATCAGCTTGCGATTTTTTAACGAAATCTATTAGTTCAGCGGCATCCTTTTCGTGATTGCTTAGTTCGCCTAGAATTTTAACCCCCTCGTAAAAGCCCTCATCGTAAGCAGCGAAGCTATCGCGCTCATCTTTAAAGGTCGGATTTAGCTTAGCTTTTTCCTCTTGTGCAGAGCTGAAAAATGAAATACCTACGACTGGGATTTTCAACTCCTCCATTTTAGCGATATATTCTTTAGGGAAGTAGTTGACCACTACGACCGCATCGGGCTTTAGACTAAGCAGAGCTTCGTAATTGACATCTTTGATATCGCCTGGATTAGGTAGGTTTTTAAAACTCGGTGCCAAACGATTATACTCTTTGCCTAGGCGCTGCTCCCAGCTTTTTAGGATGCCTACGACCTTATCTTGGGCGTTGATTTCGTTTAAGACATTGAGTGCTTCGTGGTGTAGCACGACGATACGATTTACTTGATCCGGGATTGTGACCTTGCGACCGAGCTGATCGGTAATCGTGCGATCTGCAAAAGCCAGGCTAGCGCAAAGCGCTGCACCAAGAAGGATTGAGTGAAGTTTAAGCATTTTTTCTCCTTGAAAATTCCGCAAAATATGCGGGGTTAGAATAGCGGAATTATAGCCGATCGGCATAAAATCCAGATAAATTTTTATATAAATTTGATTTTGTCGTGAGGGATTTCAGATACTTTTGCAAGGCGGAATTTTGTGATTTTACGCAGAATTTTGCTAGTAAAAATTTTTGCCCGTCTCCTCTAGGCTAACCGGATACTGCCCGATGCCCAGCGATACCGCAAATAGCAGGACCCAGAGCAGCAGTAGGGCGGAAAATTTCATTTATAGCTCGTGCGGTAGAATTTTTGATAAAATTCCTCCACTTTTTTGTCAAACTCTGCCTCGTCAAAGTACTTCGGATAGAGCTTCATCGCTAGCCACCACTCGCCAAGCGCCATGGCTTCGGCAGTCGGATAGCCCACGCTTTGACATATTCGGGCATCATGTAAATTTTATCCTCTTTAGCTGCGCTTAAATTTGCAAGCTGCGGGTTGGATTTGAGCTCGGCGGGTACCTGCGGGTAGCGATCCTGCACGAAGATCATCTGCGGCGCCCACGCTAAAACTTGCTCTGCAGATACCTGTTTGTAGCCCTTGATGCTCTCTGCCGCGACGTTTTGCGCGCCTGCGCGCATAAACATTATGCCCGTGTATTTGCCGCTACCGTAGGTCGTGAGGTCCGGATTTGCCATGTAAATTTTAGGACTTTTATCCACGATGAAGTCGCTAAATTTAGCCTTTAGCTGCTCTTGCGAGGTTTTGACGAAGCTTATGAGCTCGGCGGCCTCTTTTTCGCGGTTTGCGACCTTGCCAAGAAGCTCGATCCCGTCGTAAAAGCCCTCGGTGTAGGCCGCTTCGTCGTCTTTGAAGGTCGGATTTAGCTTGCCCTTATCGGCGGCGTCGCTGCGCTGAAAGCTAACGGCGACGACTGGGATTTTGAGCTCCGTCATTTTGTCGATGTGCTCTTGCGGGATGTAGTTCGTGACGATCACGACGTCGGGCTTTAGCTTAAGCACCGCTTCGTAGTTGATGACC
Protein-coding sequences here:
- a CDS encoding ABC transporter ATP-binding protein, with the protein product MQNLIEVKNAGFYYEAEKFCFRNLSFKLASSQTLAILGLNGQGKSTLMSCMMGILQPKEGEIVRKAKFAFLPQSFNVAFDYSVLDIVLMGRVREISLFSKPGKKDIQICLDALETLGVAHLQKRSFNALSGGQRQLVLFARALASGSDVLFLDEPASALDIKNQDRVLSLIANLRSNSDASIVFTTHQPNHALAVADRTLILRNDLSYNYGASNEILTEAALSSLYGVQIKTAEFDVAGEQIPSITQIFSAQVR
- a CDS encoding ABC transporter substrate-binding protein — encoded protein: MLKLHSILLGAALCASLAFADRTITDQLGRKVTIPDQVNRIVVLHHEALNVLNEINAQDKVVGILKSWEQRLGKEYNRLAPSFKNLPNPGDIKDVNYEALLSLKPDAVVVVNYFPKEYIAKMEELKIPVVGISFFSSAQEEKAKLNPTFKDERDSFAAYDEGFYEGVKILGELSNHEKDAAELIDFVKKSQADLNAKFSNFIVDKRPRVYMANPDLTTYGSGKYTGVMLARAGATNVAAADIKGYKQVSPEQILAWNPQIILVQNRYPQVPAELKANPALKGLSAVKEDRIYLMPEFVKAWGHPTAEAMALGEEWLAMKLYPQNFKDANFDKKVEEFYEKFYRVKYQK
- a CDS encoding iron ABC transporter permease, translated to MLNLILLLFWVVLALISLASGQFHIPLEEIFKILFSGGGDEAAKSVMMDVRIPRILLSSLCGGALAIAGLSLQAVFKNPLVGPHIVGVSTAAAFGGALCILLGLSGLWLAGFAFCFGLAALFLLYLLAKFVARADIFSLILAGIVINGVFAALTSLVQYLADDEEVLPNIVFWLLGSFVSAGYDKVILMCAIALPASAVLIALRWRFNLLSLNDDDLRVLGVDVKFLRCTILALCTALIAVQVSVSGNIGWVGLVVPHATRLIAGSDHVKLMPACFIAGAIFMLAIDDLSRSLSSAEIPLGILSALIGSPIFALLLKRSAKNAKSN
- a CDS encoding ABC transporter substrate-binding protein, which translates into the protein MSKPHSFALALALCASSLFADRVVTDQLGRDVTLPDEIKRIVVLQHQSLNALNELNALDKVVGVQESWEKSLGKNYVRLAPSLKDMPTPGDLKVINYEAVLKLKPDVVIVTNYIPQEHIDKMTELKIPVVAVSFQRSDAADKGKLNPTFKDDEAAYTEGFYDGIELLGKVANREKEAAELISFVKTSQEQLKAKFSDFIVDKSPKIYMANPDLTTYGSGKYTGIMFMRAGAQNVAAESIKGYKQVSAEQVLAWAPQMIFVQDRYPQVPAELKSNPQLANLSAAKEDKIYMMPEYVKAWAIRLPKPWRLASGG